The Klebsiella sp. RIT-PI-d genomic sequence GGCTTTGCTGCCGTCTGAGGTGGCCGCACGGAATGACTGATCCGATGCGCTGGCAGGGAGAAACGAAACATTTACGGTGTTGGTGGCACCGACAGCTACGCTGGCCGTGGCTTTATCGAGTTTAACGCCAGTGACCACAATAGCAGAGCTGCCGCTCTCCTCCGCCAGTCCAGGCTTGCCGGTGTTGGTGATTTTCGCAGTGCGGGTGATCACCTCTTTCACGGGAATGGCTTTGCCCAGGCTGCTGCACCAGCCCCTGAAAACGTCAACGGCACTGTTAGGATATTTAATTTTATAGGCCCGAATGGAACCATCGCTAAACCATGCCACCAGCGACTTTTGGCCGTCTTCGCCCGGCTTCCATGCCAGCGTCAGCGACGTATCACCTGCCGATTTTGCGCCCTGGGCCGTTGCCGTCCAGTCGGCATTTTCATCATCCAGGTAAGTGTCGTCGTACGACTCCGCCGTCATTTCACCCGGCGTTAATTCTTTAATTTTTGCCAGCCGCTGCCAGTCGGTATCTGACAGCGGGTTACTGTAGGGATTGCCCGTTCCGGTATACATCCAGAGCGTCGTTCCGGCACCTTTTACAGGAGCCAGTGGGTTTGGTGTAGGCATTTTTTCCTCACATTTCGTAATTAATTGAGTATTTGAGATCGGCTGAACTCCACAGTGCCAGGCTATCATCGCGCTGATATTCGTAACCCTGTGGAACCATCACGGTAATAAGCCTGGCCAGCGCCGGAATGTCCGATATTGCAGAGTAAATCCGCGATTCAACCCACATATCCAGCTCCGAATCAGGAACCTGGGCAGGCAGGAAAATCTCTATGTGCAGCGTTGCCTGCCAGGTGTCGCAGTCCATATTCTCACCGGTGTACTCCGCATCAGATAAATAAACCGCGATAGCCGGAAAATCTTCTTCTTCAATAACGGCAGGACGGCCATCGAAATAAATGACGCTATCCCCGACAGCGATTTCCAGTGCGTCTATAACCGCAGAACGTATTTCGGTATGTTTCATCGTTTAAAATACAGCCTCAGTTGCTGCCGCAGTGCGGCAGTAAGTTGCTTCGGCATGTCTTCTTCCAGCATGCGTTTTTTCTCCTGCTCAAAAGCCGCGGTCAGCGGTTCGACCAGGGGAACCTTCACAACGTCGATGGGATATCGGCTTTTGCCATTTACGCGCCGCATTACCTGCCAGCGGCCATTGGCTAATTGCTGCAGAAAGGCATTCCTGAAAAGGTATTTTCCGACCTTCAGGACGCTGCCCTTCTTCAAAAGCGTCCCTTTCTTCCTTGTTAGCCTTACCTGTACCGGCCCGAGTTTTTTAGCGGGCAGATTTCCGCGATTGACCCGGATCCGGCATTTTTTGCCGGATGTAGACGCTTTGCTGAGCCTGACGCGCTGTCTTATGATCCGGACCGGTAATCCCTTGACCCTGTTATCTCCGGCAACTGCCTCGCGGGCCACAATCCGGACAGCGCGAGTTATTGCCGATGCTGCAACCTTGTTGATTGCCCAGACGCTGGCATGGGGAACCATAGTCCGGTCAAGACTGTTCAGGTTGGCTATAATCTGCTCCAGTCCCTTCATTCCCATTAAGCCTCCTGTCGACGGCGGGTACTGGCCGGTGGTAAGCCACGACCGAGCCACACATAGCAGGAACCGCAGTCATCCGGCGTTATTCGTTCAACCCAGTATGGCTCGTTGAAAATCCTTATCGTGTCCATACGCCGCAGGCTTCTTATGCTGGCTGTTTCAACGAACAGTGAGGGGCTTGCGCCCTCTATCCGTACGCCGTCGCCGGCATAACCAATATTTTCCGGATCATCGAATACCCCTCTGACCAGATGACCAGCCAGCAAACCCGAGGTGATATGAGCCTCAGCCCCCATAACATTGCGGATAGTGCTGTCAGCACGGGAAATCGCCGCATCAAAAATGTTATCGAATTCAGCCACGGCCTCTCCCGTTACGCCTCTTCCACCAGTCCGGCATTAACCAGACCGGTGACATATTGCGAAGAAATACGGATGACAGTACCCAGCGTCGCGATCGGGACCGGGATATCGTCGTCCTCTGCGATTGCGTCAATATGGAGCGTGGCCCGGGCCACAACCTTTTTCAGTGCAACGGGAGAGCGCTCAGAAGTTGCCAGCGTCGCGGCGGTGCCAGGGCCTGGCAAGACTGAGGCGTCAGTGGTTGCAGTAGTGACGTCGCCACTCCCACCGTCGCCGTCATCCTCAAGCTCTTCTTCAAGTTCAGCCACGCGCATAGCCAGTTCTTCTTTGGAACCGGCCAGGCTGACATCGCGGCCCAGCTGAGCCCCCAGCGCCTTAAGACGCGCAATCAGTTCATCTTTTGTCATGGTTTTCTCCAGAAAAAGCGGCCCCGCAGGGCCGGATGCTCAGCCGTCAGGCCAGTTTTACGGAAACGAACTCGTCCGGGTCAGCCAGCAGCATCAGCGGGGCGGACTGGATCATGGTGAATTCACGGGCTGGGTCACCCGTTTGTACCCAGTTCTTCGGATAACGAGCGGAAGCGTTAATACCTTCACGCTGCGCATCCACATCCTGAATGCAGCCGTAAGTACGCAGTCCGCGCGCCTGAGTGTTACCGAGCACCAGAGACAGATCGGGCAGATAGTTCTTTTTAACGCCGTCTTCAACGTACTGACCGGAGTAAACGACGATCGCCACATCGCCGTACATCCCCTTATAAGAAACGGCTTTGCCAAGATCTTTGATGGCGGTTTCCAGCTCCGAGTTGGAGCCACGGCGGGTATCAAGCTTGTCTTTAACCGCTTTGAATGAGCGGAACAGCGCCCATCCCTTAGGATCAAAGACGATGATATTCACCACGCCGCTGGCATTCAGCGCGTAGGTTTCAATATCATCAGTGGGGTCGAACGTTTCTTTATCCTTGCCGGACCAGGCGGCGGTACCCGACTGAATGATGTTATTTCCGGCGCTACGCCCCAGATCCACCTCAACCGGCTCAAACTTTTCGCCGTTCATGGTGTATTTGCCTTTCAGCACTGCTGCCACCGCCTGCTGCTCTTCAACCTGAGCAATGGCAAGTTCTTCATCCTTCATGTTCTGAAGGATAATACGACGGCGGCGATAGGCCGGATCTGCAAGATTTGCCGGATCTTCATCCGGAAGACGGCGCAGCGTCATTTGTGGGTTTACTTCATGTTTCGGCTTAACATAGCCCGGCGTGAACTCGGAAGTACTGCCGCCGCGCGAGCGGATCACCTCACCGGAAACGACCGGCGAAACGTACACCGCCATATTGACCAGGCCAGGGATCTGAGAGAGATAGACTTTCTCAGTCGTGAATGGATAGCTTTCACGAAAGAAGATGCGCAGAAACAGTGGATCAAATTTAAATTTCTTCTCATTGACCGCCAGCAGCTGTGCAGTGGAATACATGGACATAGATTTTTCCCGTAAAAAAAGCCGCAAACGCGGCCCTTATGAATGAACAAGAGAGACTGAGTTGTCAGACAATGCTGATGGGCGTGCCAGCAAAAGCATTACGTTTTTTGGTGTCGTCCTGAAGGGATTCGGGCCAGAGCACATCCTCAATCCGGAAAGAACCGGACTTATAGAACGTCAGTTGTTTACTGCTCTGATCAGCTGAGATAGCCAGAATCCCGGCAGCATCACCCGCTTTTTCACCGTCCCAGACAATGAGCTTTCCCGTCTCAGCGTTGAGCATCAGCGGCGTCATCGGCAGGGTTAAACCGGTAAGCCCTCCGGGCGCGCTGGCAGTGTGAGCCGGATCGCTGTTGCCCAGCGGCTGATAAAATCCAAAAGTTTCTGTATTTACCATAATTGCCTCTTAAACAGGGGTGTTCATCAGAGCATCGGTAGCTGTCTTGGCCGCATTACCTGGTCCCACTGCTGCCGGTGCGGCTTCCATCAGACGATCCAGCGCAGTATCAGTGCGCGCATGCGCGCTTTGTGGTGCCGCCGCAAGAATGCGCTGCGCATGCTCGACCGTCATTCCCGGTGTCTGAGCCAGTACGCGGGCCTGGGCTTCGCGTCCGCCTGCTTCTTCACAATTAAGAATGCCCATAATGCGCGCATTCTCAGTACTCACTGCTTCAGCGATCTGCACGCTGACATTCGCAGTATCTGCGGGTACTGCGCTGGCAGTAGCGTTATTCGCAGTGGTCTGGTTTTCAGCAGCTGGCGATGTGGCGGCTGGCTGCTGGGTGGTTTCTGCGGATGCAGTGGAACCTTTCATACGTCCTCCGGTAATGGTTTTATTACGGTTATTAAGTGCATCGCGCATCACGCTGAGCGCGTCGGTGTTATTTACGAGCTCGTCAGCAATGCCGGCATCAATGGCTTCTCTGCCGTTGAAGACGGCTGCTTCAGTATCAAGCACCGCCTGAACGGACAATCCTGTATATTCCGCCACCTTGCCCGCAAACATCTGGCGGGCAGAATCAATACGTGACTGGAAATCGTTGCGAATATTTTCGGGGAGTTTCTCATACGGGTTGCCATCAACCTTATGCTCACCGCTGTAGATGAGAGTCACCTCAACGCCCTGCGTTTTCAGCGCGGCACCATAATTACTGTGAGCCATCATGACGCCAATCGAACCAGTGCGCGCGGTCTGGGTAACAAGCCGGCGGGACGCTGCACTGGCGATGAGCTGCCCGGCACTACAGTTCATATCGTTAGCGAGTGCCCAGACAGGTTTGATATCGCGGAGCCGGGCGATGACGTCTGAGCAGTCAAAAGCGCCCGCCACCATTCCGCCAGGGGTGTCCATATCCAGCATGATCCCTTCCACATCCGGATCGCTGACAGCCTGCTGAAGTCTGGCAATAATGCCGTTGTACCCGGTCATTCCCGAATAAGGTTGTAATGCTCGGGTTTTGCTGACCAGCGTGCCGGAAACAGGTATCACCGCAATGCCGTTGATCACCTGGTAACTTTTCGGCTGCCGCATCCCACTGTCATCACCGTCACCGAAAATCGCAACGGGTTCAGCCATGTGTTCGCCGCTCAGCGTCATACCTGTAACAGTGTCTGTCAGGCGGGTTATGCCCAGTTGCCCCGCCAGCGCACAAAAGAAAACCCGCGCATAGGCGGGTTCGAGTAACAGCGGCTCATTAAACGCGAGGCCCGCGATATGGGGGAGATTACGCAGCTCGGGCGTCATCTTCGTCCTCCTTACTGGAATTATTTAATCCGGACTGAAAGGCAGCAGCAGCCCATGCGGGGGGGTTAAGCCCGGCCTGCCGACGTTCCAGTGTTTCACGCACCTGCTGGGCAAAGATCTCCTGGTAATCCTCGCCGCGTTTGGCGCATTCTTTTTCATAGGTACTCAGCCCGGCCTCGATCAGCATGACCGCCTCCTGTACCTCTTTCAGGCCATCGATAGCCATGCGCCCTGAGCCAATCCAGTCGCAGTTGCCCCACGCGCTTCGTGCTTCCTGAAAGGTAAAACGCGCTCTGGAGGGCAGCATCACAACGCGCCGGATGATGGCCTCTTCCAGCCAGCACAGGAACATCTGACAGGCCTGGCGGGAGGCGATAAACTTTCGCCGTCCCATAAAGAAAGCCCATGATTCATTTGCACTGGCGCGCGCCGTCGAGTAGCTCATTTGTGAATAATTACGCGACAATTGTTCGTAAGAAACGCCCAGCCCGGCAGAGATATACCGCAGAAGGGACTGCTCAAAGGTTGAATATCCGTTATCAGTATCCTGAGCTGACTGAAGATTCAGCGAGTCGCCGGGCATAAGATGCGGAACTTTCGCCCCGCCGAGGCGCACCGGCGCTGCGGAATAGTAGGTTGCCATTTCCCCCAGCCATCCGCTCATTTTGCTCTGCTCTTTACTGTCAGCGCCGAGAATAAAATCCATGGCGGTCTGGGTATCGAGCTCGCTTTCAATGGTCGCGGCGTACATGGCCTTCACAATGGCGCTCTGCAACTGGGTATTTTGCAGCGTATCGAGCATTTTCATCTGCTCCATCACACTGTAAAACTGATTTGCGCCGCGTGTCTGCCCGTCTTCCAGTGGCTCGAATACATGGATAAAAGAGGTCCGTCCACCTGCCAGCTCTCGCGGCACGTAAGTCCATTTCTGCGCGCCCCAGCCGGGATAACTGTCTTCGCAGACGTGATACCCCAGCGCTGCTCCGTTGCTGCTGACCGCCACCCCTGCGCGACAGTCCTGAGTATCACCCCGGTTCCCGGGATTGCTGATGCGTTTCGGACTGATCATCCTGAACTGGGTACGAAAGAGCCGCGACGCGCCGCTGTCCCAGGCTGCCTGCATAAAAAGCTCACCATTGAACGCGTGCATGGCGACACCTTCGCGGATCATCATGGTAAATGTCCGCTTTCTCTCAACATCGATATAGCAGTGATCGTCCTCAGCAAACTCTTTCCAGGCTGCTTCAACTTCACGCGCAAATGCCCGCGATTCTTCTTCGCGTATACCCAGAAACCGCCAGCTGGGTCGGTGGCTCAGCCGAAAAAATGAACCAACGATATGATCCTGGTGAAGCTGTATGGCATTTGCTGCATACCCATTATTACGGACAAGATCATCTGCTCGTGCGTTTCCCCTGGCGAGATTAGGCAAAAGCGCGGCATCCACGCTTTCACTGGGTGGATTCCATCCGCGCAGCTGGCCGCCAAAACCTCCGGCCCCGCCATGATAACCGGCGTATTCCCGCAGGGATGTTCTGCCGTCTGGTCCTAAAAGCGCTGGCAATTTCATGCGTAAAATCCTGCCGGTCCCCGGCGACGTTGTGTGATACCAATCTGGCTTTCCAGTTCGGCAATATATTTTTTCAGATCGCTGACGGAGGTGGCAGTGAACTCCACCCGACGGCCATCTTTCTGCACTGTCGCAACCCGTTTGCCCGTCATCAGGTCATGCAGCGCAGCGCGCGCGCTGTCGAGTTCAGTCTGTGTCGCCATTATTCTTCTCCGGATAATGCCCGGGCATAGTCCGCCAGGGTCTTTTTAGGTACGCGCTGGTTGTCTTCATCCAGCAGGCTGATCAGCAGCGATTCAAGGTTCAGCTGCCAGCGTGAAATACTGATGCGCAGCGCGGCCAGAGCATAAACAAAGCAGTCAAGCGCTTCATTACGCCGCTTTTTACTGTCCCAGAGTATTTTCTTTTCGCCCCCAACCCACTTTTCTACCTGTTCTTCAGCAGTCAGCTGTTGGGCCTCGGCAAGGTCGAATATTTCGGGATTATTGGGGAAATGCACCGCGCCCGGCATGGGTGCATCGCCTTCCGGTATGAGCGTCAGACGGTTATAAATCTGTTCTTTGGCCGTGTCGGTACCTATTTCCGTCAGGTAAACGCCGTTTTTATTGCGCTTACGGGGCATATTCGCAACAGGTTTACCGTAAACAGATGCCCCTTTAATTGGGATCACACGAAAAAGGCCGTGTTTTTTGGATCGGTTATAAACAATGGTCGGATCGATGCCGCCGATATCCCAGCAGATGCGGGAAATACTCATCCCGACACCGTTTCGCCGGTAGTAGGTTTTACCGATAGCGTCATCAACCCTTTCCAGCGTCTGCGCATCGTCGTGACGCCCCATGATAATTTGCCGGTCCACCAGCCAGCTTTCTTCACCGGGTCCCCAGCCCCACACACGCATTTCGTAACGGTCGAGCTGGGAGTCGATACCCGCCGTAAGATAGACGGCGCGATCGGGAACCGGGGCGTGAAACAACTCCTTGCGTTCTTCGATCAGCTCTGCGTCAGGACGCTCGCCGATCCTTGCTTCCCATGTTTCGCCAAGCGTGGTGTTGACGAACGTTTTACGCTTGCCTGTGTCGCCTTTAGTTTTTATCCAGTCCTTGACGATCTGCACCCACGTTGTGAACGGACTGTACGCAGTCCAGATATGGAACGTTACGCTGTCAGGCGGATCAATTTCTTCTCCTGTCGAGGAATACCAGGCAAGGCCGTCGCGGGTCCAGATACCGGTACGCTCGCAGATATAGCGCGCTTCGGTGAAATCCAGTTCCTGCTGCTTAATAACGCACGCGTTATGTTCGCAAAGGTAATAGACGCTGGAAGGTTCGCCCGGCAGCCATTTAAAACCAAATGGCGTTTCTCTGTCGCCAAATTTAAGATACTGCTCTTCCCCGCAGTGCGGACACACAACGTGGAAACGCAGAAAATGTTCAGATTCGCTGGCGGCGCGTTCAATCTGGCAGGTACCGCGAATTTTCGGTGTGGATCCTCTTATGGACTTAGGCCACACCGAGCCTTCAATACGCTTGTCACCAAGGAAAGTAGGCGAGCCTTCTTTCTCAATGTCTTCATCAAATGCTGCCAGCTCGTCGTACCCGGCGACGTCCACTGATTTTTCGCGGTAGTTTTTGGCCGCCTTACCGCCCAGGCACCAGAATCCACGCCCGTTAGAAAATCGCTTCATGCTGAGCGTATTGTTGCGGTTCTTTTTGCCATACCACGGCGCAAGTGCCAGCAGGGGAGGAATATCACGGATGGTCGGCTCGACATGCGATTTCATAAAGTTCTCAGCGTCACCGTCGGTCGGTAGCCAGATCAGGGAGTTACGCTGCTTGTGCTCAATGAAATAGGCGTACACGCCAAGCAACATTTTTGAATAGCCTACTCGCGCAGATTTGACGACGTTGACTTCACGAATGTAGTCGTGGCCCATGGCATTCATGATGGCACGCTGAAAAGGCAGTGTTTCCCATCGTCCCTCCTGGTAGGCTGATTCTTTTGGCAGGTAATAATTTTCATCTGCCCACTCTACCGCTGTTTGCGGCTCGGGCCGGAAGAGTGACCGCAGCCCGGCACGTGCCGAGAACTGAAGCCCGTTAATCTGACTGTTCGAGATATTCACTCAGCAACCCCGGTATGATTTCATCCAGCGCCGCTGCTTTGTTCATGGCCTTAATGACATCCTTCTTCAGAAAGTCAATGTGACGATTCTCCAGCTCCGGAAATCGCCGCTGCACCGACAGGGGGATCCCGTCAAGAATACTGGCTATTTCACCGGCCATACGTGAGAGCACGAACGTGCAGAAAGCGGTTTCCACCACTTCAGCGGATTCTTTGGCATTTTTAAGTTCCTGGGCATCCGCCTGAGCCCGGGTCAGACGGTACCGCTCATAATCAATGGTGCCCGGCTGCAGATCGGATTCACCGGCGATGCGCAGTTCTTCCACCTCTTTTCGTAGCTTCTCATTTTCAATGGCTGCGTCCCGCTCGGAATACCATCTGATCGCGTCGGCTGACTCATAAAGAACTTCATTACCCTTCCCGCCACCCCGCGAAACCGGCATGCCCTGATCCTGCCAGTTCTGAACTGTTCGCACGCTGACGCCGAATATGTCGGAGAGCTGCTTTTTATTAACTTCCATGCGCACTCCTTGAGCAAAAGCGGAGAACGGAAACGATCACGGCGTTTTCTGTCCAGGACAGCCATTCTGGTTTCCTTTCTTTTTGATAGTGTTTACAAGGATAAACAACGGGTTATGGGGAAGAAGAACGGAAGTGACTAAAACTCAGAAATTTTCATAAATAGCGGAAACCTGCGCGGTCGCCGCCCCGTAATTACTCGAGATGCCGGAAAGGACCCAATAGATAATAATGATTATCATTTAAGAGTCACTATTAGAGCATGGTCATTTAAACGCCCAAACACTCATTATTGCCGATACAGCAATCCACCTGACTTTCTCTGCTCTTTGATCACATTTAACACCACTTTGCCGATGGCGATCCATTATCGATCTCCACTATCAGCGCATTGGCAGATAAATGCTTCAGATGGTAGTCCAGTGCCCAGCTAAGAGCATCAGCGCTATTATGCGTTGTAATGACAATACCGACTCGGGTAGATGAAGCGCAAGCCGGGAAATAATGAAAATATATGCTCCAATAAAAAAAGCCACCAGCGAATGCAGGTGGCAGAGGTGGGGAAGTTGGAGCACCCAAAAAACTACTGAGTTATAGTTATTAATGATTTAAAATCGAAAATACAAAAAGATTTTTCGCAAATCAATTTCTCAGTTCAATATAAAGCTGAACATAGTAGCGCTAATTATTCATCCGGGACAAGAATTGGAATATCATCATCTCCACCCTCGCCACCATCTTCACCGCCGCCGCCTTCACCACCGTCTTCGCCCTTGATAGGGTTGCCATCCACGTCAGTGTCCCCAAATAATCCTCCGCCATCCCCCGGGCCATCGTTATCAGGACTATCAGGTTGATAAACAAACCCATTTACCTGCAGGACCTGCTTCATGAGATTGGCAAGACCCTGCCATGGTGGATTGCAATCAGGAAAGTTACCAGAAGGTCCTTTAACACCACCGTTGAAAATGGTCCAGACTGCTTTGACGTTCTTTAATAAGCCATTGTCATTCGCGGTACTAAAAAAAGATTCGACCTGGGCTTCAGTAAAACAGTTTCTGCTTGAGGTAACAGTTGTGCCATCTGTACCGTATAAGGTTATGTTCACACAATCCATAATTAAACCCTCTGTGATGACATGATTAAATTATTGCCTAAACAAATCCTAGCAAATACATAATAAGCTGAAAATAGTTACCATAAGATACTTTTAGCTCGTTTAAGAACCGTATACTATTTGAAGAAAACAATTAGCACCCAAATATTACAGGCATGACACATAAAGCACGTAACATTTAAATAACTATTTCTAACCAAATTTTAATTTCATATTTTACAGAATGAAATACAGATTAATTAAATCAAATCATTTATCCCCGTTCATACCTCACGCCCATCATGCTTACAGACTGCTTTTCCGACATCCTCTTCTACTGAGCTATGCGTATACCAGAGGTAAGTTACGGTTTTCACCTGTATATGGCTTTCTCACGGCGGCTCAGGGATAGGACATGTGAAGAACTTAACTCTTGACTGATCCATTCCCGATTCGTCTTTGAGGTGTGCCCAACTGTATCTATAAACTGGTTGAAATCACCTGTAAAAGTCACTTATCGATAAAAGTAAAGATACAGTTGATGTCTTTTTTTTAATAACAGTATCTATTTGTGAGTATTACTATATGCTGCGCTTGTACTTTGTAACGATGACCTATTGGTCTCCCTTCTGAAGTTTCTGGATTTCACTTTGGAAGGGAAATTTTTTGTCCCCCCCCCTGCGCTGCTTTTACCTGAGACATTGCTCCATTACATATTCCTGCAGACCCGCTAACTGACTGGTAATGGTTTCGATTCGCTCTCTGAGGGTGAAATAATCCCGTTCAGCGGCGTCAGTAAGTCGGGGGCCGGTGCCATCATCCATGCTGGTGGTGCCGGTCGCTCCGTTCGTTCGACAGGTGGCGTTGAGTTGCAGCCGCTTACGGCCAGCAGCAACATCACGCTCAAGCTGGTCAATATTCGCTTTGGCATCTGCCAGTTCTCCGTAGTATTTCGCATCGAGTGCGGCGACGTCGCGCTGGCGCACCTTCATATCGCTGATGGCATCGTTAGCCAGCAGCAAGTCGCCCTTTGCCTTATCGCGCTGCTCTTTGTAGGCAATGGCATTATCGCGGTAATGATTGGCCGCCCAGCCGAGCGCCGCCAGCAGGCCAGCGATAACCAGCACAACGATGACTTTCGCTTTAAAGGTCATTTTTACCTTCCGCCAGGCACATGGAACGCTCCATCTCGCGCCGGTTCTGGAGGCCCTTCCACTTCATGCCACCAGCATAAACCCAGCGGCGCATCTCTTCGCAGGCACCTGCATGGTCACCCTTATTGAGTTTCCGCAGAAGAGTGGATTTGGAAAACGCATCGGAGCCGACGTTAAAAACGAAGCTGTAGAGCGCGGCGCGCTGATATTCGCCCACCGGCACCTTTACCAGTTGGTCAACGGTGCGCTTTGCCGGTTGCAGGTCTTTCCACAGTAGGGCATCACATTCCCGGTCGGTGTAAGTTTTGTTCCGGACGATATCCCGTCCTGTGTGACCGTCGCACACACTCCAGACACCCGCCACATCTTTGTAGG encodes the following:
- a CDS encoding lysozyme; the encoded protein is MTSSLRNKLIAAAGGGAMLIATIFLGGHDGVEGRKYVAYKDVAGVWSVCDGHTGRDIVRNKTYTDRECDALLWKDLQPAKRTVDQLVKVPVGEYQRAALYSFVFNVGSDAFSKSTLLRKLNKGDHAGACEEMRRWVYAGGMKWKGLQNRREMERSMCLAEGKNDL